From the Clostridium sp. Marseille-P299 genome, one window contains:
- a CDS encoding methionine ABC transporter ATP-binding protein: protein MRSPIIRLENLEKIYRTKTNSVKALENINLEIYEGEIFGIIGLSGAGKSTLVRCINLLEKPTAGSVFFEEKDLTKLSARALLKERKSIGMIFQQFNLLMQRTALDNICYPLEISGVKKSEARKRAHELLEMVGLADKAKAYPSQLSGGQKQRIAIARALANNPKVLLCDEATSALDPTTTRSILQLLKDINKKLGITVIVITHEMAVIEEICDRVAIIDQSHIAEVGSVLEIFTRPKSEIAKKLVFSNASKKAEIVHGNKYRIIFDGRSSFEPVLSNLVLECKTAVNILFAETRNIEGNAVGQMIIQVPDEEVITNRVLNYLNEHNVKFEEVEEDV, encoded by the coding sequence ATGAGAAGTCCGATAATTCGACTCGAAAATTTAGAGAAAATATATCGAACAAAAACCAATTCAGTCAAAGCTCTAGAGAATATAAATCTTGAAATTTATGAAGGAGAAATCTTTGGAATTATAGGTCTTAGCGGAGCTGGTAAAAGTACATTAGTACGATGTATTAATTTACTTGAAAAACCAACGGCAGGTTCTGTATTTTTTGAAGAAAAAGATTTAACAAAGTTATCTGCAAGAGCATTGCTTAAGGAAAGAAAAAGCATTGGAATGATCTTTCAACAGTTTAACCTTTTAATGCAAAGAACCGCTCTTGATAATATTTGTTATCCACTTGAAATTTCAGGAGTGAAAAAATCAGAAGCCAGAAAAAGAGCTCATGAACTTCTTGAAATGGTTGGTTTGGCAGATAAAGCAAAAGCTTATCCATCCCAATTATCTGGTGGACAAAAACAAAGAATAGCGATTGCTAGAGCACTTGCTAATAATCCAAAAGTACTTCTTTGTGATGAAGCAACCAGTGCATTAGATCCAACAACAACTAGATCAATCTTACAATTGCTAAAAGACATCAATAAGAAATTAGGAATTACCGTTATTGTAATTACACATGAAATGGCTGTTATTGAAGAAATTTGTGACCGCGTTGCAATTATTGATCAAAGTCATATTGCAGAAGTTGGAAGTGTACTTGAAATCTTTACAAGACCTAAGTCTGAGATTGCAAAGAAACTAGTATTTTCCAATGCTTCGAAAAAGGCAGAAATTGTACATGGAAATAAATATCGTATCATTTTTGATGGACGTTCTTCTTTTGAACCTGTCCTATCAAACTTGGTACTTGAATGTAAAACAGCAGTAAATATATTGTTTGCAGAAACTAGAAATATCGAAGGAAACGCCGTTGGTCAGATGATAATACAAGTACCAGATGAAGAGGTAATTACAAATCGAGTACTTAATTATTTAAATGAACACAATGTAAAATTTGAGGAGGTGGAAGAAGATGTTTGA
- a CDS encoding MetQ/NlpA family ABC transporter substrate-binding protein, whose protein sequence is MKKSLFVKGLAVVLSISLLTGCGLKSNDAGKSTEDSKKIVVGASPAPHAEILKKAAELLKDKGYELEIIEFTDYVQPNIALNNGDIDANYFQHQPYLDKFNKEQSADLVAAGVIHYEPFGLYPGKTATIDQLADKAQIAVPNDSSNEARALILLEAQGLIKLKEGVGFEATVKDIAENPKNLEILEIAAEQLPRSLQDVDMAVINGNYAIDAGLDVKTDAIAIEDEDSISAKTYGNILAVKDGNQDKESIKALVEVLKSDEIRTFIEETYNGAVVPMK, encoded by the coding sequence ATGAAAAAGAGTTTATTTGTAAAAGGATTAGCAGTTGTACTTAGTATTTCATTATTAACAGGATGTGGTTTAAAGTCCAATGATGCTGGTAAAAGTACAGAAGATTCAAAGAAAATTGTTGTTGGAGCAAGTCCTGCACCACACGCAGAAATCTTGAAGAAAGCAGCAGAACTATTAAAAGATAAAGGTTATGAACTTGAAATAATTGAATTTACGGATTATGTTCAACCAAACATCGCTTTAAATAACGGTGATATTGATGCAAACTATTTTCAACATCAACCATACTTAGATAAGTTTAACAAAGAGCAATCTGCAGACTTAGTAGCAGCTGGTGTAATTCATTATGAGCCTTTTGGTCTTTATCCAGGAAAAACAGCTACGATTGATCAATTAGCAGATAAAGCACAAATCGCAGTTCCGAATGATTCCTCCAATGAAGCAAGAGCTTTGATTTTATTAGAGGCACAAGGTTTAATCAAGTTAAAAGAGGGCGTTGGTTTTGAAGCTACAGTGAAAGATATTGCAGAAAATCCTAAGAATTTAGAAATTCTAGAAATTGCAGCAGAACAACTTCCACGTTCTTTACAAGATGTTGATATGGCTGTTATCAATGGTAATTATGCAATTGATGCTGGCTTAGATGTAAAAACAGATGCTATCGCAATTGAAGATGAAGATTCTATCAGTGCTAAAACTTATGGTAATATCTTAGCAGTAAAAGATGGAAATCAAGACAAAGAATCTATTAAAGCTTTAGTAGAAGTATTAAAGAGTGATGAAATTAGAACTTTTATTGAAGAAACTTATAATGGTGCAGTAGTACCAATGAAATAA
- a CDS encoding substrate-binding domain-containing protein, translating into MEQDVFTPQEVADLLKIKKTTVYEMIKRGDIPATKLGKQLRIQKRDITHLLQNNQTPAPAQKLNDESNPSFQQTFMELPQNKHNTSYIKESDSSSIILCGQDMLLDILANKINTNTFRPNILRSYLGSYNGLYAMYQGQVHIATAHLWDAETDSYNVTYASKLLPGIKVRIYHLVKRMQGFYVLKGNPKKISGFEDLSRRDIRYVNREKGSGTRILLDSMLNKLGILPTNLPGYNKEVNSHLAVASLIARNEGDFGLGTAKACKDLDSIEFLPLKEESYDLIIRETDAEHPIIKLIISTIQSEEFRREIDLLGNFNTKEMGKQIL; encoded by the coding sequence ATGGAACAAGACGTATTCACCCCACAAGAGGTAGCTGATTTACTAAAAATAAAGAAAACAACTGTTTATGAAATGATAAAACGTGGGGATATCCCTGCCACAAAACTTGGAAAGCAATTACGTATTCAAAAACGTGATATAACTCATTTACTACAAAATAATCAGACTCCTGCTCCTGCACAAAAATTAAACGATGAATCCAATCCATCCTTTCAGCAAACTTTTATGGAACTTCCCCAAAATAAGCATAATACTTCTTATATAAAAGAAAGTGACTCATCTTCCATTATTTTATGTGGACAAGATATGTTGCTTGATATCCTTGCTAATAAAATTAATACAAATACATTCCGGCCAAATATTTTACGTTCTTATCTTGGCAGTTATAATGGTTTATACGCTATGTATCAAGGTCAAGTGCATATTGCTACCGCCCATCTTTGGGATGCAGAAACGGATTCCTATAACGTTACATATGCCTCAAAACTCTTACCTGGGATTAAAGTACGAATTTATCATCTTGTTAAAAGAATGCAGGGTTTTTATGTGTTGAAAGGAAATCCAAAGAAAATCTCAGGATTTGAGGATTTATCAAGAAGAGATATTCGATATGTTAATCGTGAAAAAGGAAGTGGTACCCGAATCTTACTAGACAGTATGCTTAATAAACTAGGTATTTTACCAACCAACCTTCCAGGATATAATAAAGAGGTAAACTCTCATCTTGCTGTAGCATCGCTTATTGCAAGAAATGAAGGCGATTTTGGTCTAGGAACCGCTAAGGCATGCAAAGACCTAGATTCCATTGAATTTTTGCCACTGAAAGAAGAAAGCTATGATTTAATAATCCGAGAAACTGATGCTGAGCATCCGATAATTAAACTTATTATTTCCACGATTCAAAGCGAAGAATTTCGTAGAGAAATCGATTTACTTGGAAACTTTAATACAAAAGAGATGGGAAAGCAAATATTATAA
- the modB gene encoding molybdate ABC transporter permease subunit, with protein sequence MGEFLAEINWSPLFISLKTGFVATIIAFFMGIFAASKVMRVNQRIKWILDGIFTLPLVLPPTVAGFFLLLLFSLKRPFGMYLYENFDIKLVQTWPGCVVAACVIAFPLMYRNTRAAFEQVDIQLIYAGRTLGMSETKIFWKIIIPLAGPGIASGTILAFARALGEYGATSMLAGNILGKTRTIAVAIASEVAAGNYDRAGFWVAVIMILSFLVIFLMNVISGKGMKGIGGESSWR encoded by the coding sequence ATGGGAGAGTTTTTGGCTGAGATAAATTGGAGTCCGTTGTTCATATCACTTAAGACTGGATTTGTTGCCACCATCATTGCCTTTTTCATGGGTATTTTTGCGGCATCAAAAGTCATGCGAGTGAATCAGCGTATAAAATGGATATTAGATGGTATTTTTACACTGCCGCTAGTATTACCACCAACCGTTGCTGGTTTTTTCTTATTGCTACTTTTTAGTTTAAAAAGACCTTTTGGTATGTACTTATATGAGAATTTTGATATAAAATTGGTACAAACTTGGCCAGGCTGTGTTGTTGCGGCATGTGTTATTGCATTTCCGCTAATGTATCGTAACACTAGGGCAGCATTTGAACAGGTGGATATTCAATTAATTTATGCTGGTAGAACCCTTGGAATGTCTGAAACAAAAATATTTTGGAAAATAATTATACCACTTGCTGGCCCAGGAATTGCATCAGGAACAATTCTAGCTTTTGCAAGAGCTCTTGGAGAATATGGAGCAACAAGCATGTTAGCGGGAAATATATTAGGAAAAACTCGTACAATTGCTGTGGCTATCGCCTCAGAAGTAGCTGCTGGAAACTATGATAGGGCAGGATTTTGGGTAGCAGTAATTATGATTCTATCCTTCTTGGTTATCTTTCTAATGAATGTGATTTCAGGTAAGGGTATGAAAGGCATTGGAGGGGAAAGTTCATGGCGATAA
- a CDS encoding methionine ABC transporter permease, whose protein sequence is MFDSATIQMLVKGLGESLYMIFFSTFLSYVIGLPLGVILVVTDKQGIRPMPIINKVLGFIVNILRSVPFIILLLAISPFTRMIVGTTLGTNATIVALVVSASPYIARLVESSIKEVDAGVIEAAQSMGSTPFQIVCKVLVPEAKPSLIVGAAIAITTILGYTAMAGFVGGGGLGDIAIRYGYQRYQTDIMMVTVVILVILVQIFQEFGIRLAKTGDKRINK, encoded by the coding sequence ATGTTTGATAGTGCAACAATTCAAATGTTAGTGAAAGGATTAGGCGAATCATTATATATGATTTTCTTTTCCACATTCCTATCTTATGTAATCGGATTACCACTTGGTGTAATTTTAGTTGTTACTGATAAACAAGGAATCAGACCAATGCCAATAATAAACAAAGTTCTTGGTTTTATTGTTAATATACTACGTTCGGTACCATTTATTATTCTATTACTAGCAATCTCTCCATTTACACGTATGATTGTTGGAACAACATTAGGCACCAATGCAACAATAGTAGCCTTGGTAGTTTCTGCTTCACCATATATCGCACGACTTGTAGAGTCTTCCATTAAGGAAGTAGATGCTGGTGTGATAGAAGCGGCACAGTCTATGGGTTCAACACCATTTCAGATTGTGTGTAAGGTTTTAGTACCAGAAGCGAAACCATCTTTAATTGTTGGGGCAGCAATTGCAATTACAACAATTCTTGGATATACAGCGATGGCCGGTTTCGTAGGCGGTGGCGGTTTAGGTGATATCGCAATTCGTTATGGATATCAACGTTATCAAACTGACATTATGATGGTTACTGTTGTGATTTTAGTAATCTTAGTTCAAATATTCCAAGAGTTTGGTATTCGTTTAGCGAAAACAGGGGATAAAAGAATTAATAAGTAA
- a CDS encoding dicarboxylate/amino acid:cation symporter, whose amino-acid sequence MKKKRLGLTSKIFISLILGGIVGIVLHYYIPDSIIKNRILLNGVFYVIGNGFLRLMQMLVVPLVFTSLICGSMSMGDSKKIGTIGVKTVLFFIVTTAFAITIALLIGKIINPGVGLNMQITETTSVDTSSKQSLPDTILNFIPQNPIQALAEGNMLQIILFAIIIGIILAKLGESVATVGNFFSQFNDIMMQMTTMVMKVAPYGVFCLIARTFSTIGFEAILPLLKYAIAVIVALGVQCFGVYLLFLKGFTGLNPFIFIKKFLPVMGFAFSTATSNATIPLSIDTLSKKLGVSKKISSFTVPLGATINMDGTAIMQGVAVIFASQAFNITLTPTDYLTVISTATLASIGTAGVPGVGLITLSMVFNSVGLPIEAIALIMGIDRILDMTRTAVNVTGDAICTTIVAHRENLVNKEVYNQKE is encoded by the coding sequence ATGAAAAAAAAGAGATTAGGATTAACTTCAAAAATATTTATTAGTTTAATATTAGGTGGAATTGTTGGAATTGTGTTGCATTATTACATTCCAGATTCTATAATAAAGAACAGGATTTTATTAAATGGAGTATTTTATGTAATTGGTAATGGCTTTCTTAGATTAATGCAAATGCTAGTGGTTCCATTAGTATTTACCTCATTAATCTGCGGAAGCATGTCTATGGGTGACTCAAAAAAGATAGGCACGATCGGTGTAAAAACAGTGCTGTTTTTTATTGTAACAACAGCATTTGCAATAACGATTGCTTTATTGATAGGTAAAATCATTAATCCCGGAGTAGGGCTTAATATGCAAATAACAGAAACGACAAGTGTGGATACTTCAAGTAAACAAAGTTTACCAGATACTATCTTAAATTTTATTCCTCAAAACCCAATACAGGCACTTGCTGAGGGGAATATGTTGCAAATTATTTTATTTGCAATTATTATAGGAATTATTCTAGCAAAACTAGGAGAGAGCGTAGCTACGGTAGGCAATTTCTTCAGTCAATTTAATGATATCATGATGCAAATGACAACAATGGTTATGAAGGTTGCTCCATATGGTGTATTTTGTTTAATTGCAAGAACATTTAGTACGATTGGTTTTGAAGCAATTTTACCATTATTAAAATATGCAATTGCAGTAATCGTTGCATTAGGTGTACAATGTTTTGGCGTGTATTTGTTGTTCTTGAAAGGATTTACAGGGCTTAATCCGTTTATATTTATAAAAAAATTCTTGCCAGTTATGGGGTTTGCCTTTTCGACTGCTACATCAAACGCTACCATTCCATTATCCATTGATACCCTATCAAAAAAACTAGGTGTATCGAAAAAGATATCTTCCTTTACTGTTCCACTTGGTGCAACCATTAATATGGACGGTACAGCAATCATGCAAGGGGTAGCGGTAATATTTGCTTCTCAGGCCTTTAATATTACGTTAACGCCGACAGATTATTTGACCGTTATTTCAACAGCGACTTTAGCATCCATTGGAACTGCAGGTGTCCCTGGTGTTGGTCTAATAACTCTTTCAATGGTATTTAATTCCGTTGGACTTCCAATTGAAGCAATCGCTTTAATTATGGGAATTGATCGTATACTAGATATGACAAGGACCGCAGTCAATGTAACAGGTGATGCAATATGTACGACCATTGTGGCCCATCGTGAAAATCTTGTGAATAAAGAGGTATATAACCAAAAAGAATAG
- a CDS encoding DUF1540 domain-containing protein, giving the protein MTDLKCSVVNCVHNCDHLCEMNTIEVKGRSANNSESTCCSTFHDDNGNTTRNSIGDAAPETNIECSAEACKYNKNLKCYAEQITISGAGASNSERTECATFTVA; this is encoded by the coding sequence ATGACTGATCTAAAATGTAGTGTAGTGAATTGTGTTCACAACTGTGATCATTTATGCGAGATGAATACAATTGAAGTAAAAGGGCGTAGCGCAAATAACTCAGAGTCAACTTGTTGTTCAACTTTCCATGATGACAATGGTAACACAACAAGAAATAGTATAGGTGACGCAGCTCCTGAAACAAATATTGAATGTAGTGCAGAAGCATGTAAGTACAATAAAAATTTAAAATGTTATGCAGAGCAAATAACAATAAGTGGAGCCGGTGCTAGTAATTCTGAAAGGACAGAGTGTGCAACGTTCACTGTAGCTTAG
- the modA gene encoding molybdate ABC transporter substrate-binding protein has product MKKSILTKFLVFFMSVVMLTACSTKGANQGDNATSEENNITTEGDNTSNDGTLESAKVYVFIAASLSNAMETIQKKYNEIQPNVELIFNADSSGTLKTQIEEGAECDIFFSAAMKQMNELNEAGYIENDSIIKLLENQVVLIKPKGSETTVTGFDNITNAKNLALAGEDVPVGAYAREIFTNMGILDSVMAMEINECANVSAVLAAVSEASNEVGIVYKTDAYSALDSVEIMTSAPSEYLKTPVIYPVGMVTNKEADANQKNAAKDFLEFLKTDEAIKVFEEYGFVGYNE; this is encoded by the coding sequence ATGAAAAAAAGTATATTAACAAAGTTTTTGGTATTTTTTATGAGTGTAGTTATGTTAACCGCTTGTAGTACCAAAGGAGCAAACCAGGGAGATAATGCAACAAGCGAGGAGAACAATATAACAACGGAAGGAGATAATACTTCCAATGATGGTACGTTAGAAAGTGCGAAGGTTTATGTATTTATAGCAGCTAGTTTAAGCAATGCAATGGAAACTATTCAAAAAAAATATAATGAAATTCAGCCAAATGTTGAACTTATTTTTAACGCGGATAGTTCAGGAACTCTAAAGACACAAATTGAAGAAGGTGCAGAATGTGATATCTTCTTTTCCGCAGCAATGAAACAGATGAATGAGTTAAATGAAGCTGGATACATAGAAAATGATTCTATAATAAAATTACTTGAAAATCAGGTTGTATTAATCAAACCAAAGGGAAGTGAAACAACAGTAACTGGTTTTGATAATATTACAAACGCTAAAAACTTAGCTTTGGCTGGAGAAGATGTTCCAGTAGGAGCTTATGCAAGAGAGATTTTCACAAACATGGGAATTCTTGATTCTGTTATGGCGATGGAAATTAACGAATGTGCTAACGTGTCTGCTGTTTTAGCTGCTGTTAGTGAAGCAAGCAATGAAGTTGGTATCGTTTATAAAACAGATGCGTATTCTGCATTAGATTCTGTAGAAATTATGACAAGTGCACCTTCAGAATACTTAAAGACACCTGTTATTTATCCAGTAGGAATGGTTACAAATAAAGAAGCAGATGCTAATCAAAAAAATGCAGCAAAGGACTTCTTAGAATTCCTTAAAACAGATGAAGCTATAAAAGTATTTGAAGAATATGGTTTTGTAGGATATAATGAATAA
- the rfbD gene encoding dTDP-4-dehydrorhamnose reductase: protein MNSLQKVWIVGANGRVGHELLKLFMEKEIEVFYTDEDEIDIVKMEDVINYADMNRPHDIINCAGMTDVTACENNMDAAYKVNAIGARNLSIAARKVGARMIQLSTDDVFDGQTDQPYTEFDTPNPRTVYGKSKLAGENYVRELTTKHIIIRSSWIFGSGENYVKNLLEEANQNYNISVAKDQFASPTSAKLLAHMILYLMDFGEYGLFHVTCQGVCSRYEFANEVLRLSETKARLHPVTTEKDKLTNYRPTYSVLDNLMLRLLGIPLLPPWQEALKEYIQAIKK, encoded by the coding sequence GTGAATAGTTTACAGAAAGTATGGATTGTTGGAGCCAATGGTAGAGTTGGGCATGAATTATTAAAATTATTCATGGAAAAAGAAATTGAGGTATTTTATACCGATGAGGATGAAATAGATATAGTAAAGATGGAGGATGTCATTAACTATGCCGATATGAACCGTCCACATGATATTATCAATTGCGCAGGTATGACAGATGTAACCGCTTGTGAAAATAATATGGATGCTGCATATAAAGTAAATGCAATTGGTGCCAGGAACCTAAGCATTGCAGCGAGAAAAGTGGGAGCACGTATGATTCAGCTTTCAACAGATGATGTATTTGATGGACAAACAGATCAGCCATATACAGAATTTGATACCCCAAATCCAAGGACTGTTTATGGAAAATCAAAACTTGCAGGAGAAAACTATGTAAGAGAATTAACTACAAAGCACATTATAATACGTAGCTCCTGGATTTTTGGTAGTGGTGAAAATTATGTAAAGAATTTATTAGAGGAAGCAAATCAAAATTACAATATTAGTGTTGCAAAAGATCAATTTGCCTCTCCAACCAGTGCAAAGCTCTTAGCACACATGATACTTTATTTAATGGATTTTGGTGAATATGGGTTATTTCATGTTACGTGTCAAGGAGTTTGCAGTAGGTATGAATTTGCCAATGAAGTATTACGTTTATCAGAAACTAAGGCTAGACTACATCCCGTTACAACGGAAAAGGATAAGTTAACAAATTATCGACCGACTTATTCTGTGCTTGATAATTTAATGCTTCGTTTATTAGGTATACCATTACTTCCGCCTTGGCAAGAAGCGCTAAAAGAATATATTCAAGCTATAAAAAAATAG
- the sdaAB gene encoding L-serine ammonia-lyase, iron-sulfur-dependent subunit beta: protein MNIFEILGPVMVGPSSSHTAGAVKIGLITRKLLGTQPKKAYIYLHGSFAATGVGHGTDKALIAGLLGMLPDDMNIPNSFEIAKKQGMQYVFEQKTIKDAHPNTTILEVENEEKEKLSLQASSLGGGRIAVTRIDRLLVNFTGEKPTLIIQSIDQKGCLAGVTKTISDNEINIATMQLYREKRGGDVIMVIEMDQQIAEESLSYLEGLQGVKKVTYLLTD, encoded by the coding sequence ATGAACATATTTGAAATCTTAGGTCCTGTTATGGTAGGGCCTTCAAGTTCACACACTGCAGGTGCGGTTAAAATTGGCTTAATAACAAGAAAATTGCTTGGTACACAACCGAAAAAAGCGTATATTTATCTACATGGATCATTTGCAGCAACAGGTGTTGGTCACGGGACCGATAAAGCTTTGATTGCAGGATTGTTAGGGATGTTACCAGATGATATGAATATACCAAATAGTTTTGAGATTGCAAAAAAGCAAGGAATGCAATATGTTTTTGAGCAAAAAACCATAAAAGATGCACATCCCAATACAACTATTTTGGAAGTTGAAAATGAAGAAAAAGAGAAACTATCACTTCAAGCTTCTTCTTTAGGTGGTGGAAGAATTGCAGTAACGAGAATCGATCGTTTGCTGGTTAATTTTACTGGAGAAAAACCAACACTAATTATTCAATCGATTGACCAAAAAGGATGTTTAGCAGGAGTAACAAAAACGATTTCAGATAATGAAATAAATATTGCAACCATGCAGCTTTATCGGGAAAAACGAGGTGGAGATGTCATTATGGTAATAGAAATGGATCAGCAAATAGCAGAGGAATCCCTTAGTTACTTAGAGGGCTTACAAGGAGTTAAGAAAGTAACGTATTTACTTACCGACTAG
- a CDS encoding Ig-like domain-containing protein: protein MKKLNKVLILLMVVLIALSPLLYETSAKANAKNPYISPWTVSINVGATQKLSMKGLAKGSEVKWSSNNKKIATVSKWGTVTGVAEGKATITATVGKKKYTRVVTVKSTISPRFPDDGISASFIITPDDPEHIKLTITNNTKKTIGIGYFVSLLNVEKNKCTALIYREQSFDNYNYDHNIDDELIKSGETITLSLGDGYYDYVFDYYVDNDSKLIMGVAYDNNTYGVTVDAQGKVTVLQPQYSKAEYLKYFAAYGIMLIKKELENPDSLTINNIYYNANTIYLDYSTVNSNGESTPLQAYVTHDKAPVFLVYDYLYNKEFGYVMNYYFKGKFKGNTDGKQDLKEILTLVEQLEAKGDYEFYEMPEIRKSMMK from the coding sequence ATGAAGAAATTAAATAAGGTTTTAATTTTACTTATGGTTGTACTAATAGCATTATCACCATTATTATATGAAACAAGTGCAAAAGCGAATGCAAAAAATCCTTATATATCACCTTGGACGGTTTCTATTAATGTAGGAGCAACACAAAAGCTATCAATGAAAGGATTAGCTAAGGGATCAGAAGTAAAATGGTCAAGTAATAATAAAAAAATTGCAACAGTAAGCAAATGGGGAACAGTAACAGGAGTTGCAGAAGGGAAAGCAACGATTACAGCAACGGTTGGAAAAAAGAAATACACTAGAGTAGTAACTGTGAAAAGTACTATTTCACCAAGATTTCCTGATGATGGAATAAGTGCATCTTTCATTATTACACCAGATGATCCTGAACATATAAAGCTAACGATAACGAATAATACTAAAAAAACAATTGGAATTGGTTATTTTGTTAGTTTACTAAATGTTGAAAAAAACAAATGTACAGCTCTAATATATAGAGAACAATCATTTGATAATTATAATTACGATCATAATATTGATGATGAATTAATAAAATCTGGCGAAACTATTACTTTGTCACTTGGTGACGGCTATTACGATTATGTTTTTGATTACTATGTCGATAATGATTCAAAATTAATTATGGGCGTAGCTTATGATAATAACACTTACGGTGTAACAGTAGATGCACAGGGTAAGGTTACTGTACTACAACCACAGTATTCCAAAGCAGAGTACCTAAAATATTTTGCAGCATATGGAATAATGTTGATTAAGAAAGAGTTAGAAAATCCAGATTCATTAACTATAAACAATATTTATTATAATGCTAATACTATTTATCTTGATTATAGTACGGTTAATTCGAACGGTGAAAGTACTCCGTTGCAAGCATATGTTACTCATGATAAAGCTCCTGTTTTTCTAGTTTATGATTATTTGTATAATAAAGAGTTTGGATATGTAATGAATTATTATTTTAAAGGAAAATTCAAAGGTAATACCGATGGAAAGCAAGATTTAAAAGAGATATTAACTCTTGTTGAACAGTTGGAGGCGAAAGGAGACTACGAATTTTATGAAATGCCTGAAATAAGGAAAAGCATGATGAAATAA
- the sdaAA gene encoding L-serine ammonia-lyase, iron-sulfur-dependent, subunit alpha — protein sequence MSFNSVESILKVCKKENIHFAQAIRKDDCEERGVDEKDSKEKMKLLWQAMLEATASYDKESLSASGLVGKEGGLMEEYRTREESLCGDFVSKVISRALQMGGSNACMKRIVAAPTAGACGVLPAVLTSLYEDKNLEIEQMLDALYVSAGMGQVIASRAFISGAAGGCQAEIGSASAMAAAALVSLKGGDNEQIANASAMALKNLLGLVCDPVGGLVEVPCVKRNVIGAVNALAAADMALAGIKSAIPVDQVIDAMRSVGESMDASLRETGFGGLAATPKAREIVRQMKQKR from the coding sequence GTGTCTTTTAATTCAGTAGAATCCATCTTAAAAGTATGTAAAAAAGAAAATATCCATTTTGCACAAGCAATTCGAAAGGATGATTGTGAAGAAAGAGGAGTAGATGAAAAAGATTCAAAAGAAAAGATGAAACTTCTATGGCAAGCAATGTTAGAGGCTACGGCTTCTTATGATAAAGAATCTTTGTCAGCAAGTGGTCTAGTAGGTAAAGAAGGCGGATTAATGGAGGAATATCGAACTCGTGAAGAGAGCCTTTGCGGTGATTTTGTTTCCAAAGTTATATCAAGAGCCTTGCAAATGGGTGGCTCCAATGCATGTATGAAACGTATTGTTGCAGCTCCTACAGCAGGTGCATGCGGAGTGCTTCCAGCAGTTTTAACTAGTCTATATGAGGATAAAAACTTAGAGATAGAACAAATGTTGGATGCATTATATGTTAGTGCTGGAATGGGACAAGTGATTGCATCACGAGCGTTTATTTCAGGCGCGGCTGGTGGATGCCAAGCTGAGATTGGAAGTGCATCTGCTATGGCAGCAGCAGCTTTGGTCTCTTTAAAAGGCGGTGACAATGAACAAATCGCGAATGCAAGTGCCATGGCTTTAAAAAATCTACTTGGTCTTGTTTGTGATCCCGTTGGAGGCTTGGTTGAAGTTCCATGTGTAAAACGTAATGTAATAGGGGCAGTAAATGCTTTAGCCGCAGCAGATATGGCGCTTGCAGGAATCAAAAGTGCAATACCAGTAGATCAAGTTATTGATGCCATGCGCTCCGTTGGGGAAAGTATGGATGCGTCCTTACGAGAAACTGGATTTGGGGGGCTTGCTGCAACACCAAAAGCAAGAGAAATTGTTCGCCAGATGAAGCAAAAACGATAA